One Myripristis murdjan chromosome 18, fMyrMur1.1, whole genome shotgun sequence DNA window includes the following coding sequences:
- the LOC115377075 gene encoding cilia- and flagella-associated protein 251: MEGEKEREREQGEEKESNEAEEEEEEEEEEEKRSDEDEEEEEDGEEDSEGAALVWQEGCNEDDLGLPIMHWEALSLRIAELEKQEEERREKKSKSGVSLERGRAPVSWMEERGRRVESWEDGDDDCNSHVMTLTSRLQTQMNLQLCFINNSESEEEEEKDEESHKKRGMVQVPKHPQAPAKVEKTKASRGFRNALRSLRDKLRTDHKPAVPVCCDPQKKRRHLELSDLQAFSIKELNALCTSLSQAIQDLSSELVGRLQARDQLRIEQDAMLLEVQDLTSL, from the exons atggagggagaaaaggagagagaaagggaacaGGGCGAGGAAAAAGAGAGTAAcgaggccgaggaggaggaggaggaggaggaggaggaggagaagaggagtgatgaggacgaggaggaggaggaggatggagaggaagatTCTGAGGGTGCGGCGCTAGTGTGGCAGGAAGGCTGCAATGAGGATGACCTGGGCCTTCCCATCATGCACTGGGAGGCGCTGAGCCTGCGCATCGCTGAGCTggagaaacaggaagaggagaggagagagaagaagtcAAAG AGCGGAGTTTCTCTGGAGCGAGGCAGAGCTCCGGTCAGCTGGATGGAGGAACGAGGGAGGAGAGTAGAGAGCTGGGAGGATGGAGACGACGACTGCAACAGCCATGTGATGACACTCACCTCCCG GCTTCAGACGCAGATGAATCTTCAGCTGTGCTTCATCAATAACAGTGaaagtgaagaagaggaggagaaggatgaGGAAAGCCACAAGAAG AGAGGGATGGTTCAGGTTCCCAAACATCCTCAGGCTCCCGCCAAGGTGGAGAAGACAAAAGCGTCCCGAGGCTTCAGGAACGCTCTGAGGAGCCTCCGAGACAAACTGAGAACTGACCACAAGCCAGCG GTTCCAGTGTGTTGTGATCCtcagaagaagaggagacaTTTGGAGCTCAGTGATTTACAAGCCTTCAGTATCAAAGAGTTAAATGCTCTTTGTACCTCCCTTAGCCAAGCCATAcaag ACCTGAGTTCAGAGCTCGTGGGCCGCCTCCAGGCACGGGACCAGCTGAGGATAGAGCAGGACGCCATGCTGCTGGAGGTCCAGGACCTAACATCACTCTGA
- the ache gene encoding acetylcholinesterase yields the protein MQTSALLLFLPVALLSLLIPSCSSQSDGDLTVQTRAGRVRGIRLPVPDRSYVTAFLGIPFAEPPVGKRRFRRAEPKRPWTGVYEASTYPNACYQFVDMSFPGFPGSEMWNPNREMSEDCLYLNVWVPSSPRPHNLTVMVWIYGGGFYSGSSSLDVYDGRYLAHSETVIVVSMNYRIGAFGFLALHGSSEAPGNVGLLDQRMALQWVQDNIHVFGGNPKQVTIFGESAGGASVGFHLLSPDSRPTFTRAILQSGVPNCPWASVSPAEARRRATLLGKLVGCNEGNDTELVDCLRSKSPQELIDQEWQVLPWLALFRFSFVPVVDGVILPDTPETMLNSGNFKDTQILLGVNQDEGSYFLLYGAPGFSKDNESLISREDFLKGVKLSVPHANDIGLEAVVLQYTDWLDENNGFKNREAMDDIVGDHNVICPLAHFARSYAQYNALRANMGGAGSGVVNSGGNSQGGVYLYLFDHRASNLAWPEWMGVIHGYEIEFVFGLPLEKRLNYTADEEKLSRRMMKYWANFARTGNPNVNHEGMTDSRRRWPQFTVSEQKHVALNTEPLRIYKGLRNQLCAFWNRFLPRLLNITDNIDEAERQWKVEFHRWSSYMMHWKSQFDHYSKQERCTDL from the exons ATGCAGACCTcggccctcctcctctttctccctgtcgccctcctctccctcctcatcccTTCCTGCTCTTCCCAGAGCGATGGAGATCTCACTGTTCAGACTCGTGCCGGTCGGGTCCGCGGAATCCGCCTGCCGGTACCGGACCGGAGCTACGTCACTGCCTTCCTCGGTATCCCGTTTGCTGAGCCACCAGTGGGAAAGCGGCGTTTCCGTCGTGCTGAGCCCAAGCGGCCGTGGACGGGGGTGTATGAGGCCAGCACCTACCCCAATGCCTGCTACCAGTTTGTGGACATGTCATTCCCTGGATTCCCAGGCAGTGAGATGTGGAACCCCAACAGGGAGATGAGTGAAGACTGCCTGTACCTCAACGTTTGGGTGCCCTCTTCTCCCAGACCGCACAACCTCACTGTCATGGTGTGGATCTATGGTGGAG GTTTTTACAGTGGTTCATCTTCACTGGATGTGTATGATGGTCGCTACCTGGCCCACAGTGAGACGGTCATTGTGGTTTCTATGAACTACCGAATTGGTGCCTTTGGCTTCCTGGCTCTGCATGGATCCTCTGAGGCTCCTGGTAATGTGGGTCTGCTGGACCAGAGGATGGCACTGCAGTGGGTCCAGGACAACATCCATGTCTTTGGTGGAAACCCCAAACAG GTGACTATCTTTGGTGAGAGCGCTGGTGGTGCTTCAGTCGGGTTCCACCTGTTGTCGCCAGACAGCCGCCCCACCTTCACACGGGCCATCCTGCAGAGTGGGGTTCCCAACTGCCCCTGGGCCTCCGTCAGTCCCGCTGAGGCCCGCAGACGAGCCACCCTGCTGGGCAAGCTAGTTGGCTGCAATGAGGGTAATGACACGGAGCTGGTGGATTGTCTTCGCAGTAAATCACCACAGGAACTCATTGACCAGGAGTGGCAG GTCCTGCCGTGGTTGGCCCTGTTCCGTTTCTCATTTGTTCCTGTTGTGGACGGGGTGATTCTGCCTGACACTCCTGAAACCATGCTGAACTCAGGCAACTTCAAGGACACCCAGATCCTCCTTGGGGTGAACCAAGATGAGGGCTCCTACTTTCTACTGTATGGTGCACCAGGCTTCAGCAAGGACAACGAGAGCCTTATCTCCAGAGAGGACTTCCTCAAAG GGGTGAAGCTGAGCGTCCCCCATGCCAATGACATCGGCCTTGAGGCAGTGGTGCTGCAGTACACTGACTGGTTGGACGAGAACAATGGATTCAAGAACCGCGAGGCCATGGACGACATTGTGGGAGACCACAACGTCATCTGCCCGCTGGCCCACTTCGCTCGCTCCTATGCACAGTACAACGCCCTCAGGGCCAACATGGGAGGAGCTGGCTCTGGGGTGGTCAACAGTGGAGGAAACTCACAAG GTGGGGTCTACCTCTACCTGTTTGACCACCGGGCATCCAACCTTGCCTGGCCGGAGTGGATGGGTGTGATCCACGGGTACGAGATTGAGTTTGTCTTTGGCCTGCCACTGGAAAAGAGGCTGAACTACACTGCTGATGAGGAGAAGCTCAGCCGACGCATGATGAAATACTGGGCCAACTTCGCCCGAACTGG AAACCCCAACGTTAACCATGAAGGAATGACGGACAGTAGGAGGCGCTGGCCTCAGTTCACCGTCAGCGAACAGAAACACGTTGCACTGAACACCGAACCTCTGAGGATCTACAAGGGCCTGAGGAACCAGCTGTGTGCTTTCTGGAACCGCTTCCTGCCACGCCTCCTCAACATAACTG acAACATAGATGAGGCAGAGCGTCAGTGGAAGGTGGAGTTCCACCGCTGGTCTTCCTACATGATGCACTGGAAGAGCCAGTTCGACCACTATAGCAAGCAGGAGCGCTGCACTGACCTCTGA